In a genomic window of Corynebacterium choanae:
- a CDS encoding ABC transporter permease — MASRSKAQMPWLIASIVIVLAMMLPLIGILTGILTPVNDTWRHIQHYLLADYIRQTAILLVGSLSAGIIIASLLAWFVTAYEFPGRKFLSFALVLPLAIPPYIAGYTYVSMTGYTGPLQVFLRDHLGITLPPGFLDLQNMGGAIAIFTLFLYPYIYLVVRAFLDRQAGQLLEAARVLGASKTTAYLQVIAPLTRNAVVAGATLMAFEVLSDYGVVSYFGLQVFTTAIFKAWLGLTDMAAALKLAAILLVVVTLVSVGEKALRGGASYAYASPRVTPLRRSRPHGVGKILIPGFCWLIFAVSLIIPVAQMLWWAVLSLDNIRLTGIWTAVANSVIVAGCGALVATICAMIVAQHQRLWPSRLARLLARITVMGYSVPSTVIALSIVSLLVWISTTFGAPLTLTPAVIVLAYVIRYLAVSMQSIESGCERIGIRYHEAARTSGDTPAQALWRVDLPMMRSATIGAFLLAFIDMVKELPIVLIVRPFNFATLSTTVFQYANDEQIPESALPSLMIIALACIPVALLVARETTTGDQQPPTANTGSPLSSTSADAVPSGSSNALPPFAQHHGSPPTHSS; from the coding sequence GTGGCATCACGTTCCAAAGCCCAAATGCCGTGGCTTATTGCCAGCATCGTGATCGTGCTCGCCATGATGCTGCCGCTGATCGGGATCCTCACCGGGATTCTCACCCCAGTCAACGACACCTGGCGACACATTCAACACTATTTGCTGGCCGACTATATTCGACAAACCGCCATACTGCTGGTCGGTTCGCTCAGCGCAGGAATTATCATCGCCTCCCTGCTGGCCTGGTTTGTGACCGCCTACGAATTTCCCGGCCGCAAATTCCTCTCCTTCGCGCTGGTGCTTCCCTTAGCGATCCCGCCATATATTGCCGGCTACACCTATGTGTCGATGACTGGCTACACCGGTCCGTTGCAGGTGTTTCTGCGCGACCATCTGGGTATTACCCTGCCCCCCGGATTCCTTGACCTACAGAACATGGGTGGTGCCATCGCTATCTTCACCCTGTTCCTTTACCCCTATATTTATTTAGTGGTTCGCGCCTTCCTCGACCGGCAAGCTGGACAACTCCTCGAGGCTGCCCGGGTCCTTGGCGCCAGCAAAACCACCGCCTATCTGCAAGTCATCGCCCCCCTCACCCGGAACGCGGTGGTCGCCGGGGCAACGCTGATGGCCTTTGAAGTGCTCTCCGACTATGGGGTGGTGTCCTATTTCGGGCTGCAAGTTTTCACCACCGCCATTTTCAAAGCCTGGCTTGGGCTCACCGACATGGCAGCCGCCCTGAAACTTGCCGCAATCCTACTGGTCGTCGTCACCCTAGTATCCGTTGGGGAAAAAGCACTCCGCGGCGGAGCCTCCTACGCCTACGCCTCCCCGCGGGTTACCCCGCTGCGGCGCAGCCGCCCCCACGGCGTCGGCAAAATCCTCATCCCCGGGTTTTGCTGGCTTATCTTCGCTGTGTCGCTCATCATCCCAGTCGCCCAAATGCTGTGGTGGGCGGTGCTATCACTGGACAATATTCGCCTCACCGGGATTTGGACAGCGGTAGCGAACTCGGTTATCGTCGCCGGCTGCGGGGCACTGGTGGCCACCATCTGTGCGATGATTGTCGCCCAACATCAACGCCTATGGCCATCCCGGCTCGCCCGCCTTCTCGCCCGCATCACCGTGATGGGATATTCAGTCCCCTCCACCGTGATTGCCTTATCGATTGTCTCCCTTCTGGTGTGGATCAGCACCACCTTCGGGGCGCCACTGACCCTCACCCCGGCAGTGATCGTCCTCGCCTATGTGATCCGCTATCTTGCAGTGTCGATGCAGTCAATCGAATCAGGCTGTGAACGCATCGGCATCCGCTACCATGAAGCCGCCCGCACCAGCGGCGACACGCCCGCCCAGGCGTTATGGCGAGTGGATTTACCGATGATGCGATCAGCAACCATCGGCGCATTCCTGCTGGCGTTTATCGACATGGTGAAAGAACTGCCCATTGTGCTTATCGTGCGGCCGTTTAACTTCGCCACCTTGTCGACCACCGTGTTCCAATACGCCAACGATGAACAGATCCCCGAATCGGCACTGCCATCACTGATGATTATCGCGCTGGCATGTATCCCAGTAGCGCTGCTAGTGGCCCGGGAAACCACCACCGGTGACCAGCAGCCGCCGACAGCCAATACAGGATCCCCCCTCAGCAGTACATCCGCCGATGCAGTGCCCAGCGGCAGCAGCAATGCGCTGCCGCCTTTTGCACAGCACCACGGATCACCGCCGACGCACAGCAGCTAG
- a CDS encoding rhomboid family intramembrane serine protease, producing the protein MEKNPGQVYFRKSPMVRLRKAAGVVIFSSSSLEGHWCFMEQSTLRRLYRQAPASSVLAGLCVLVYLVTALESRSLVSNLRSSWIADRWILFLPDMIGHPVGIGRVVGYALLHNGPSHLLMNVLMLYLFGRELERFTGRWMLAAMFLMGAVGSAAVIVWENPLSATVGASGALYAFMAIAVGMSLRARAEIKPLVVLIVLNLGFTLLVPGISLFGHLGGLAFGAVLGAAIAFGASWKTTWLVILGETAIAVGLVVVAML; encoded by the coding sequence ATGGAAAAGAACCCCGGGCAGGTGTATTTCCGTAAGTCACCGATGGTGCGGTTGCGGAAAGCCGCGGGTGTGGTGATTTTTTCTTCTTCGTCGCTGGAAGGACATTGGTGTTTTATGGAACAGTCCACGTTGCGTCGCCTCTATCGGCAGGCGCCCGCGAGCAGTGTGTTGGCCGGCCTGTGTGTGCTGGTTTATCTGGTCACGGCGTTAGAGTCACGCTCGCTTGTGTCGAATCTGCGCAGTAGCTGGATTGCTGATCGTTGGATTCTTTTTCTCCCTGACATGATCGGCCATCCTGTCGGGATCGGCCGGGTAGTCGGCTATGCGCTGCTGCACAATGGCCCTTCTCATCTATTGATGAATGTATTGATGCTGTATTTATTTGGCCGTGAATTAGAGCGGTTTACCGGCCGCTGGATGCTGGCGGCAATGTTTCTTATGGGTGCGGTGGGTTCTGCGGCGGTGATTGTGTGGGAAAACCCGTTGTCGGCAACTGTTGGCGCATCCGGGGCGCTATATGCGTTTATGGCGATTGCGGTGGGAATGTCACTGCGGGCTCGTGCTGAGATCAAACCGCTGGTGGTGCTGATTGTTCTTAACTTGGGGTTTACACTGCTCGTGCCGGGAATATCGCTTTTTGGCCATCTTGGCGGGTTGGCGTTTGGTGCGGTGCTAGGGGCGGCGATTGCGTTCGGGGCTAGTTGGAAAACCACCTGGTTGGTGATCTTGGGCGAGACCGCTATTGCGGTTGGCTTGGTTGTAGTGGCCATGCTGTAA
- a CDS encoding extracellular solute-binding protein produces MRRLLATAAASCLALGLVACSSDAADTAEDAVTFSDGDNVVNLYTSRHYDVDKELYEMFREKTGLELNVVEGKSDELIERINREKAAPAADLLLTVGAESIAQLKNNDLIEETTSPTLESSIDPKYRGDDWVGLMARARVLAYNKDTVDPATLTTYESITAPEFKGKVLARSSSSSYNQALLASFIDLWGEEKATEWAQGVVDNFAREPKGNDIDQAKAVAAGEGDVAIMNSYYWARLANSSDPEDAKVTEKVGLVFPENTHMNLSYGALLKGAKHKENAIKFLEFMASPEVQEKIAKENGEFPLNPQVTLPEPQASWGKFTTQDLDFATFGNNKPEATIIFDKVGWK; encoded by the coding sequence GTGCGCCGACTTCTTGCCACCGCTGCCGCTAGTTGCCTTGCTCTCGGACTGGTCGCTTGTTCCAGCGACGCTGCCGATACCGCCGAAGACGCTGTCACCTTCAGCGACGGCGACAATGTCGTGAACCTTTACACCAGCCGTCACTATGACGTCGACAAAGAGCTCTACGAAATGTTCCGGGAGAAGACCGGTCTTGAACTCAATGTTGTCGAGGGTAAATCCGACGAACTCATCGAGCGCATCAACCGGGAAAAGGCAGCACCTGCGGCTGACCTGCTGCTCACTGTCGGCGCCGAGTCGATCGCACAGCTGAAAAACAACGACCTCATCGAGGAAACTACCTCCCCGACCCTCGAGTCGAGCATCGATCCGAAGTATCGCGGCGACGACTGGGTGGGGTTGATGGCTCGTGCCCGCGTCCTGGCGTATAACAAGGACACGGTTGATCCGGCAACCTTGACGACCTACGAGTCGATCACTGCCCCAGAGTTCAAGGGTAAAGTCCTTGCCCGCTCCTCTTCCTCGTCCTACAACCAGGCACTGCTCGCCTCCTTTATTGACCTGTGGGGTGAAGAGAAAGCCACTGAATGGGCACAAGGCGTTGTGGACAACTTTGCCCGGGAGCCGAAAGGCAACGACATCGACCAGGCTAAGGCTGTTGCCGCCGGCGAAGGTGATGTTGCCATCATGAACTCCTACTATTGGGCACGGCTGGCGAACTCTTCCGATCCGGAAGACGCCAAAGTCACCGAAAAAGTTGGACTTGTCTTCCCGGAAAACACCCACATGAACCTGTCCTATGGGGCACTGCTCAAGGGCGCCAAGCACAAGGAAAACGCCATCAAATTCCTCGAATTTATGGCCTCCCCTGAAGTACAGGAAAAGATTGCTAAGGAAAACGGCGAATTCCCACTGAATCCGCAGGTTACCCTCCCTGAGCCGCAGGCTTCCTGGGGCAAGTTCACCACCCAAGACTTGGACTTCGCCACCTTCGGCAACAACAAGCCGGAAGCCACCATCATCTTCGACAAGGTTGGCTGGAAGTAA
- a CDS encoding MarR family winged helix-turn-helix transcriptional regulator, with protein sequence MTADPQDLAARIRPALTKLYVTYFRMAEQSDLTGPQITIMTRLQEHGASRISEVARQEGIRMPTASNALHQLEHRGLIERIRDTSDRRGVRVQLTKFGISELARVGEERTRYLAQLFSYWDQDELNEVSELVPLIETLAERYGMEAT encoded by the coding sequence ATGACCGCCGACCCTCAGGATCTTGCCGCCAGGATCCGCCCAGCTTTGACGAAGTTGTACGTCACGTACTTCCGCATGGCTGAACAGTCTGATCTCACGGGTCCGCAGATCACCATCATGACCCGGCTACAAGAGCATGGTGCTTCCCGTATCTCGGAAGTAGCTCGGCAAGAGGGTATTCGTATGCCCACCGCGTCGAATGCTCTGCACCAGCTGGAGCACCGCGGTTTGATTGAACGTATCCGGGACACCTCAGATCGGCGTGGGGTTCGCGTGCAGCTAACGAAATTCGGCATCTCCGAACTGGCGCGTGTCGGCGAGGAACGTACCCGCTATCTCGCACAGCTGTTTTCTTACTGGGATCAAGACGAGCTCAACGAAGTCTCCGAGCTTGTTCCCTTGATTGAGACGCTTGCGGAACGCTATGGGATGGAAGCAACCTAA
- a CDS encoding peptidylprolyl isomerase translates to MTSKTATAILHTNRGDIAIDLFGNHAPATVANFVGLAQGTREYHAPNAKGDMEGPFYDGVIFHRVIDGFMIQGGDPLGKGFGGPGYQFDDEFHPELSFDRPYLLAMANAGANTNGSQFFITVAPTPHLNNRHTIFGEVTDAASQQVVDAIATTPTDRMDRPLEPVVIESVEITE, encoded by the coding sequence ATGACTTCCAAGACCGCAACCGCGATTCTGCACACTAACCGTGGCGATATCGCGATCGACCTGTTTGGTAACCATGCACCGGCGACGGTGGCAAACTTTGTTGGCCTCGCACAGGGCACTCGGGAATATCATGCCCCGAATGCGAAGGGTGACATGGAAGGCCCGTTCTATGACGGTGTCATTTTCCACCGGGTAATTGATGGCTTCATGATTCAGGGTGGCGACCCGCTGGGTAAGGGCTTTGGCGGCCCCGGCTACCAGTTTGATGACGAGTTCCACCCGGAACTGTCGTTTGATCGTCCGTACCTGTTGGCCATGGCGAACGCTGGTGCAAACACCAATGGTTCCCAGTTCTTCATCACGGTGGCACCAACCCCGCACCTGAACAACCGGCACACTATTTTCGGTGAAGTCACCGATGCTGCCTCCCAGCAGGTGGTTGACGCTATCGCCACGACCCCGACCGATCGGATGGATCGTCCGCTGGAGCCGGTCGTGATTGAATCGGTAGAGATCACCGAATAA
- a CDS encoding ABC transporter ATP-binding protein — MTDIVVSGITFAYPGSTSPQLAGFSLTAPAGQCTALLGPSGCAKTTVLRLIAGLERPQQGSITIGGTTMVDEHHFIAPERRKVGFIFQDYALFPHMTVAANVGYGLRKVNKRTKQVVVRDTLELVGLAGMDDRYPHQLSGGQQQRVALARALAPAPDVLLFDEPFSNLDADLRAQVRADIRSLIEDAGVTAMLVTHDMADAEVLADTTITMHPPAATNS, encoded by the coding sequence GTGACCGATATTGTTGTATCAGGGATCACCTTCGCCTATCCGGGGTCGACTAGCCCCCAACTGGCCGGGTTTTCCCTTACCGCACCAGCCGGGCAATGCACCGCCCTGTTAGGTCCTTCCGGCTGCGCTAAAACCACCGTGCTGCGGCTGATCGCCGGATTGGAACGCCCCCAACAGGGAAGCATCACCATCGGTGGCACCACCATGGTTGACGAACATCATTTCATCGCCCCAGAACGGCGGAAAGTCGGTTTTATCTTCCAAGACTATGCCCTGTTCCCGCATATGACTGTGGCCGCCAATGTTGGCTATGGGCTGCGGAAAGTCAACAAGCGAACCAAACAGGTTGTCGTTCGTGACACGCTGGAACTCGTCGGACTCGCCGGCATGGATGACCGCTATCCGCATCAACTCTCCGGGGGGCAACAGCAGCGTGTCGCCCTGGCGCGGGCGCTTGCACCCGCCCCCGATGTGCTGCTTTTCGACGAACCATTTTCCAATCTGGATGCTGATCTGCGGGCCCAAGTCCGTGCCGATATTCGCTCCCTCATCGAGGATGCCGGTGTCACAGCGATGCTCGTCACCCACGACATGGCTGATGCGGAAGTACTCGCCGACACCACCATCACGATGCATCCACCAGCAGCCACCAACTCCTAG